From Nicotiana tabacum cultivar K326 chromosome 15, ASM71507v2, whole genome shotgun sequence, the proteins below share one genomic window:
- the LOC107831316 gene encoding DNA (cytosine-5)-methyltransferase DRM2-like isoform X1 — MDNNLSGEDNDNIDWDTEDELEIQEIQDTTFSSCMDLRTTGQHTVRCDGEASSSSVPCQSKFIQQFVVMGFPEASIAKAIEQNGEDSDLVLDALLTFKALEDSPEEQPSASPQPCINSDDSSSEYNENLLDDVYEEDSWSSDSDSCRNSAKQCYVKVESSSSSEKEQTLLFLASMGYPAEEASIAMERCGPEASVAELTDFICAAQMARAEDVYLPEDVKPKLNHILNGSGGYKKRKMYNELCKRKKAKAIFEEETIRLPKPMIGFGVPTEPLPAMVRRTLPEQAVGPPFFYYENVALAPKGVWDTISRFLYDIEPEFVDSKYFCAAARKRGYIHNLPVENRFPLFPLAPRTIHEALPLSKKWWPSWDPRTKLNCLQTAIGSAQLTNRIRKAVEDFDGEPPMRVQKFVLDQCRKWNLVWVGRNKVAPLEPDEVEMLLGFPKNHTRGGGISRTDRYKSLGNSFQVDTVAYHLSVLKDLFPGGINVLSLFSGIGGGEVALYRLGIPLNTVVSVEKSEVNRDIVRSWWEQTNQRGNLIHFNDVQQLNGDRLEQLIESFGGFDLVIGGSPCNNLAGSNRVSRDGLEGKESSLFYDYVRILDLVKSIMSRHKH, encoded by the exons ATG GACAACAATCTTTCTGGAGAAGACAATGACAACATTGACTGGGATACTGAAGATGAATTAGAAATACAGGAAATACAGGACACAACATTTTCCTCATGCATGGATTTAAGAACTACTGGACAACATACTGTTAGATGTGATGGGGAG GCAAGCTCATCATCAGTACCCTGTCAGTCCAAGTTCATTCAGCAGTTTGTAGTGATGGGATTTCCTGAAGCATCTATTGCAAAAGCAATAGAGCAAAATG GAGAAGATTCAGATTTGGTGTTGGATGCTCTTTTGACATTCAAG GCCCTTGAAGACTCTCCCGAAGAACAACCCAGTGCTAGCCCTCAACCCTGCATTAATTCTGATGATAGCTCTTCTGAATACAATGAGAACTTACTGGATGATGTGTATGAGGAAGATAGTTGGTCCTCCGACTCAGATAGCTGTAGA AATTCTGCTAAACAATGCTACGTGAAAGTTGAGAGCAGTTCTTCGTCTGAAAAAGAGCAGACTTTATTGTTCCTGGCAAGTATGGGATACCCCGCGGAAGAGGCTTCCATAGCAATGGAGAGATGTG GTCCAGAAGCATCGGTTGCTGAATTGACAGATTTCATATGTGCTGCTCAAATGGCTAGAGCAGAAGATGTCTATCTGCCAGAAGATGTAAAG CCAAAACTGAATCATATATTGAATGGTAGTGGTGGatacaagaagaggaagatgTACAATGAATTGTGCAAAAGAAAAAAGGCAAAGGCAATTTTTGAGGAAGAGACAATTCGTTTGCCCAAACCTATGATTGGGTTTGGGGTTCCTACCGAACCACTTCCAGCAATGGTTCGAAGAACTCTTCCCGAGCAAGCTGTTGGACCCCCGTTTTTCTACTATGAAAATGTGGCTCTAGCTCCAAAGGGTGTGTGGGAcacaatttctagatttttgtaCGATATTGAGCCAGAGTTTGTCGACTCCAAATATTTTTGTGCTGCTGCAAGAAAAAGGGGTTATATTCATAATCTGCCGGTTGAAAATAGATTTCCTTTGTTTCCACTTGCCCCACGTACCATTCATGAGGCACTTCCCCTATCGAAGAAATGGTGGCCATCTTGGGATCCACGGACAAAGTTAAATTGTTTGCAAACAGCCATTGGAAGTGCACAATTGACGAATAGGATTAGGAAAGCTGTGGAGGACTTTGATGGTGAGCCACCAATGAGAGTTCAGAAGTTTGTTCTTGATCAATGTCGGAAGTGGAATTTGGTGTGGGTTGGGAGAAACAAAGTTGCTCCTTTGGAGCCTGATGAAGTTGAAATGCTACTGGGATTTCCAAAGAACCATACTAGGGGAGGTGGTATAAGTAGGACCGATAGATACAAGTCGCTTGGTAATTCATTCCAG GTTGACACTGTGGCATACCATTTGTCGGTATTGAAAGACTTGTTTCCCGGTGGTATCAATGTCTTATCACTCTTCTCTGGAATTGGCGGTGGTGAAGTTGCTCTTTATCGTCTTGGTATTCCACTAAACACAGTGGTTTCTGTGGAAAAATCTGAAGTCAACAGGGATATTGTGAGAAGCTGGTGGGAGCAAACTAATCAGAGAGGGAACCTTATACATTTTAACGATGTGCAGCAGCTGAATGGAGACCGCTTGGAGCAACTGATAGAGTCATTTGGAGGATTTGATTTGGTAATTGGTGGAAGCCCGTGCAATAACCTTGCAGGCAGTAACAGAGTGAGCAGGGATGGGCTTGAAGGCAAAGAGTCTTCCCTATTTTATGACTATGTTCGGATATTGGACTTGGTCAAGTCCATAATGTCCAGACATAAACATTAG